A DNA window from Pseudarthrobacter sp. W1I19 contains the following coding sequences:
- a CDS encoding site-specific DNA-methyltransferase has translation MTDTVWAPDGSSLVVHADNADFLPSLPDGAFTLIYVDPPFNTGRPQQRQQTTMVANADGTGDRLGFKGRSYDTIKGALHRYDDAFSDYWSFLEPRLVEAWRLLADDGTLYLHLDYREVHYAKVMLDAIFGRECFLNEIIWAYDYGARAKNRWPTKHDNILVYVKNPAKYHFDSAEVDREPYMAPGLVTPAKRELGKLPTDVWWHTIVSPTGKEKTGYPTQKPEGLVRRVVAASSRPGDWCLDFFAGSGTLGAVSAKLGRKFVCVDQNQPAIDIMAKRLGAHAQFTSFPPN, from the coding sequence ATGACTGACACTGTCTGGGCGCCGGACGGCAGCAGCCTGGTGGTTCACGCGGACAACGCGGACTTCCTCCCCTCGCTGCCGGACGGCGCCTTCACACTGATTTATGTGGATCCGCCGTTTAACACTGGCAGGCCCCAGCAGCGGCAGCAGACCACCATGGTCGCCAATGCTGACGGCACCGGCGACCGCCTGGGCTTCAAGGGGCGCTCCTACGACACGATCAAGGGCGCGCTGCACCGCTACGACGATGCGTTCAGTGATTATTGGTCCTTCCTCGAGCCACGGCTCGTTGAGGCGTGGCGCCTGCTGGCCGACGACGGCACCCTCTACCTGCACCTGGACTACCGCGAGGTGCACTACGCCAAGGTGATGCTGGACGCGATCTTCGGCCGGGAATGCTTCCTGAACGAGATCATCTGGGCCTACGACTACGGCGCCCGGGCCAAGAACCGCTGGCCCACCAAGCACGACAACATCCTGGTCTATGTCAAGAACCCGGCCAAGTACCACTTCGACAGCGCCGAGGTGGACCGCGAGCCGTACATGGCCCCGGGACTGGTAACGCCTGCCAAACGGGAACTGGGAAAGCTGCCCACTGACGTCTGGTGGCACACCATCGTCTCCCCCACCGGCAAGGAAAAAACCGGCTACCCCACGCAGAAACCGGAAGGCCTGGTCCGCCGCGTGGTGGCAGCCTCAAGCCGGCCCGGCGACTGGTGCCTGGACTTCTTCGCAGGCTCGGGAACCCTGGGTGCCGTCTCGGCGAAGCTCGGCCGGAAGTTTGTGTGCGTGGACCAGAACCAGCCCGCCATCGACATCATGGCCAAGCGTCTCGGTGCGCACGCGCAGTTCACGTCCTTCCCGCCCAACTGA
- a CDS encoding DUF1003 domain-containing protein: MAVLADNSIPKNPGQRPSPKAPPVGSLDTPLSGRQRILPKFSPDPDAFGHATEGFARFMGTPQFLVYMTVFVVVWLAWNTWAPLEWQFDSRDLGFTLLTLMLSLQASYAAPLLLLAQNRQDDRDRVSLQQDRQRAERNLSDTEYLTRELASLRIALREVATRDYVRAELRSLLEDMLEAQEELRTHDSTGQGQHESPRDKVREKLKEQRERQRNPRTQQIPRVKPGHSTQER, from the coding sequence GTGGCCGTATTGGCTGACAACAGCATTCCAAAGAACCCCGGCCAGCGGCCCTCACCCAAGGCGCCGCCGGTGGGCAGCCTCGATACACCGCTGAGCGGCCGCCAGCGGATTTTGCCCAAGTTCTCGCCGGACCCGGACGCGTTTGGCCACGCCACTGAAGGCTTTGCCCGGTTTATGGGCACGCCTCAGTTCCTGGTGTACATGACGGTGTTCGTTGTTGTCTGGCTTGCCTGGAACACGTGGGCTCCGCTGGAATGGCAGTTCGACTCCCGCGACCTCGGTTTTACCCTGCTGACCCTGATGTTGTCCCTGCAGGCGTCCTACGCCGCGCCGCTGCTGCTGCTCGCGCAAAACCGCCAGGACGACCGCGACCGCGTCTCGCTGCAGCAGGACCGCCAGCGCGCGGAACGCAACCTGTCCGATACCGAGTACCTGACCCGTGAACTGGCCTCGCTGCGTATCGCCCTGCGCGAGGTGGCAACCCGCGACTACGTCCGCGCCGAACTGCGCTCGCTCCTGGAAGACATGCTGGAAGCCCAGGAAGAACTACGCACCCACGATTCAACCGGCCAGGGGCAGCACGAGTCTCCGCGTGACAAAGTCCGGGAAAAGCTCAAGGAACAGCGTGAGCGGCAGCGGAACCCGCGCACCCAGCAGATTCCCCGGGTCAAACCGGGCCATTCAACCCAGGAACGTTAA
- a CDS encoding PHP domain-containing protein → MRIDLHAHSNVSDGTEKPADVMASAARAGLDVVALTDHDSTAGWAEASAAAVEHGVALVPGMEVSCRTEQGISVHLLSYLHDPDHPGLLEEITKAKDARLTRAERMVTLLAEDYPLTWDDVIHHVAPGATLGRPHIADALVAAGVVEDRSEAFASILTSRSRYFIQHYAPDPATAVALVRAAGGVPVFAHPVASSRGRIVDERVYQEMIDAGLAGLEIDHRDNPEEGRGFLRRLAAKHDLLITGSSDYHGTGKPNLLGENVTAPEVLARIEELGTGTAVVRA, encoded by the coding sequence GTGAGGATTGACCTGCATGCCCACTCCAATGTTTCCGACGGCACGGAAAAACCGGCCGACGTGATGGCATCCGCTGCCCGTGCCGGGCTGGACGTGGTGGCGCTGACCGACCATGACTCCACCGCGGGCTGGGCCGAGGCTTCCGCTGCTGCCGTGGAGCACGGCGTTGCGTTGGTGCCCGGGATGGAGGTCTCGTGCCGGACGGAGCAGGGGATCAGCGTGCATCTGCTGAGCTACCTGCATGATCCCGACCACCCAGGGCTGCTGGAGGAAATCACCAAGGCCAAGGATGCCCGGCTGACCCGTGCTGAGCGGATGGTCACCCTGCTTGCGGAGGATTACCCGCTCACCTGGGACGACGTTATCCACCACGTGGCGCCGGGCGCCACCCTGGGCCGCCCGCACATCGCCGACGCGCTCGTGGCGGCCGGCGTGGTCGAGGACCGGTCCGAGGCGTTTGCGTCCATCCTCACCTCCCGGTCCCGCTACTTCATCCAGCATTATGCGCCGGACCCTGCCACCGCCGTCGCACTTGTCCGTGCGGCGGGAGGCGTTCCCGTGTTCGCCCACCCGGTGGCCTCGTCCCGCGGCCGCATCGTGGACGAGCGCGTCTACCAGGAGATGATCGACGCCGGGCTGGCCGGCCTGGAAATCGACCACCGCGACAACCCGGAGGAAGGCCGCGGGTTCCTGCGAAGGCTCGCGGCGAAGCATGATCTGCTGATTACCGGGTCCTCGGACTATCACGGGACCGGCAAGCCTAACCTTCTCGGCGAGAACGTCACCGCCCCTGAGGTCCTCGCCAGGATCGAGGAACTCGGAACGGGGACCGCCGTCGTCCGCGCCTGA
- a CDS encoding Mrp/NBP35 family ATP-binding protein, whose translation MSALPASPSPEAVNAALATVIDPELRRPITELGMVESVEIADDGRVTLAVLLTIAGCPLRDTITADATKALQAVPGVTAVNVVLKVMTQEQRDALKELLRGAGGQRGIPFNQPDSLTKVYAVASGKGGVGKSSVTVNLACALAAQGLRVGIVDADVYGFSVPALMGITQAPTRVDDMILPPVAYGVKVISIGMFVSGNQPVAWRGPMLHRALEQFLTDVYFGDLDALFLDLPPGTGDIAISVAQLLPKAEILVVTTPQAAAADVAERAGAIATQTGQKVAGVIENMSYLEMPDGSRMDLFGSGGGTVLAERLTATIGEDVPLLGQIPLDIKLREGGDTGEPIVLGQSGTPAAEALSAIAGRLAARPRGLAGMKLGLQPR comes from the coding sequence TTGAGCGCACTTCCCGCCAGCCCTTCCCCTGAGGCGGTCAACGCTGCCCTGGCCACCGTCATTGATCCCGAACTCCGCCGGCCCATCACCGAACTGGGCATGGTGGAGTCAGTGGAAATTGCCGACGACGGCCGGGTCACCCTCGCCGTCCTGCTCACCATCGCCGGCTGCCCGTTGCGGGATACCATCACCGCGGACGCCACCAAGGCGCTGCAGGCAGTCCCCGGGGTGACCGCCGTCAACGTCGTCCTCAAAGTGATGACCCAGGAACAGCGTGACGCCCTCAAGGAGCTGCTCCGCGGCGCCGGAGGCCAGCGCGGCATCCCGTTCAACCAGCCCGATTCCCTGACCAAGGTGTACGCGGTGGCAAGCGGCAAGGGCGGCGTCGGAAAGTCCTCGGTGACCGTCAACCTGGCCTGCGCCTTGGCCGCCCAGGGGCTGAGGGTAGGCATCGTGGACGCCGACGTCTACGGCTTCTCGGTGCCCGCGCTGATGGGGATCACCCAGGCGCCCACCCGCGTGGACGACATGATCCTTCCGCCCGTTGCCTACGGCGTGAAGGTCATTTCCATAGGGATGTTCGTCAGCGGCAACCAGCCGGTGGCCTGGCGGGGTCCCATGCTGCACCGCGCCCTGGAGCAGTTCCTGACTGATGTGTACTTCGGCGACCTGGATGCCCTGTTCCTGGACCTGCCGCCCGGCACCGGCGACATCGCCATCTCCGTGGCCCAGCTGCTGCCGAAGGCCGAGATCCTGGTGGTCACCACGCCGCAGGCAGCTGCGGCGGACGTCGCCGAGCGCGCCGGCGCCATCGCCACCCAGACGGGTCAGAAGGTGGCCGGCGTTATCGAGAACATGTCGTACCTGGAAATGCCCGACGGCAGCCGGATGGATTTGTTCGGAAGCGGCGGCGGGACGGTGCTTGCGGAGAGGCTGACGGCAACCATAGGCGAAGATGTTCCGCTGCTCGGGCAGATTCCGCTCGATATCAAGCTGCGGGAGGGCGGCGACACCGGGGAGCCTATCGTGCTGGGCCAGTCAGGCACACCCGCTGCTGAGGCGCTTTCGGCGATTGCCGGCCGGCTGGCTGCCAGGCCGCGCGGCCTGGCGGGAATGAAGCTGGGGCTGCAGCCGCGCTGA
- a CDS encoding RNB domain-containing ribonuclease: MSHHRLAPNVHEHNNALEAALSALRTELELPGAYPDDAVADAKAAVESLQLPAYDLTAVEFVTIDPASSTDLDQALFIEPDGDGYHVLYAIADVPAFVMPGGPLDAETRRRGQTFYVPDGRIPLHPEIISEQAGSLLPDQDCSAFVWDFRLDSAAEVTSVAVRRARIRSRAKLSYKGTQSELDAGTAPPVLRLLKEVGLKRVELERARGGASLNMPDQEIVQLPDGSYRIAAAPQLPVEDWNAQISLMTGMAAARLMLTGKVGILRTMPSPDERSLNHFRLQTEALGKPWDGEVSYGEYLRSLDPTDPRQLAIMHSAGMLFRGAAYTAFDGSVPEDAIQSAIGAAYAHTTAPLRRLVDRFVLVICEALSNGGKVPGWAREALPTLPEIMAGSDQLASRMEKMALDTVEAALLVNHVGQEFDAIVISGSKPQKDNGKNGNGKNGNGNGNGSSGTIQIADPAVTARCAGELEPGTKVRVRLVSSDIATREVHFELVQ, from the coding sequence GTGTCACACCATCGGCTGGCTCCCAACGTCCACGAGCACAACAACGCGCTCGAGGCGGCACTCAGTGCGCTGCGGACCGAACTGGAATTGCCCGGCGCCTACCCTGACGACGCCGTGGCTGATGCGAAAGCAGCCGTGGAATCCCTGCAGCTGCCTGCCTACGACCTGACCGCCGTCGAGTTCGTCACCATTGATCCCGCTTCCTCCACCGACCTGGACCAGGCGCTGTTCATCGAGCCCGACGGCGACGGGTACCACGTGCTCTATGCCATCGCCGACGTGCCCGCATTCGTTATGCCCGGCGGACCGTTGGACGCGGAAACAAGGCGCCGCGGACAGACGTTCTACGTCCCCGACGGGCGGATCCCGCTGCATCCGGAAATCATCAGCGAACAGGCCGGCAGCCTCCTTCCGGACCAGGACTGCTCTGCATTCGTCTGGGATTTCCGCCTGGACAGCGCCGCGGAGGTTACATCCGTCGCCGTCAGGCGGGCCCGTATCCGCAGCCGGGCCAAACTCAGCTACAAGGGCACACAGTCGGAACTCGACGCCGGAACGGCCCCGCCGGTGCTGCGGCTCCTCAAAGAGGTGGGGCTCAAGCGTGTGGAACTGGAGCGGGCGCGTGGCGGCGCCAGCCTGAACATGCCCGACCAGGAGATCGTCCAGCTGCCCGACGGCAGCTACCGGATCGCCGCCGCTCCCCAGCTTCCCGTGGAGGACTGGAACGCCCAGATCTCGCTGATGACCGGAATGGCAGCCGCCCGCCTTATGCTCACGGGAAAAGTGGGCATCCTGCGCACCATGCCATCGCCCGATGAGCGCTCGCTGAACCATTTCCGGCTGCAGACCGAAGCGCTGGGCAAGCCCTGGGACGGTGAGGTCAGCTACGGAGAGTACCTGCGGAGCCTGGACCCCACCGATCCCCGCCAGCTGGCCATCATGCACTCCGCCGGGATGCTGTTCCGCGGCGCTGCCTACACAGCCTTTGACGGATCCGTGCCCGAAGATGCCATCCAGTCCGCCATCGGCGCCGCCTATGCGCACACCACTGCCCCGCTACGCCGCCTGGTGGACCGATTTGTCCTGGTCATCTGTGAGGCGTTGAGCAACGGCGGCAAGGTACCGGGCTGGGCGCGGGAGGCCCTGCCAACGTTGCCCGAAATCATGGCCGGATCGGACCAGCTGGCGTCGCGCATGGAGAAAATGGCCCTGGACACTGTGGAGGCGGCCCTGCTGGTCAACCACGTGGGCCAGGAGTTCGACGCGATTGTCATTTCCGGGTCGAAGCCCCAAAAGGACAACGGGAAAAACGGCAACGGCAAGAACGGGAACGGCAACGGGAACGGCAGTTCGGGGACCATCCAGATCGCGGACCCCGCGGTGACGGCCCGCTGTGCCGGCGAGCTGGAGCCCGGAACCAAGGTCCGGGTGCGCCTGGTTTCCTCGGATATCGCAACGCGGGAAGTCCATTTCGAGCTGGTGCAATAG
- a CDS encoding general stress protein — protein MANIFGAPKAGGPNGMDEARAVPTGDTVGSYTSYLDAQKAVDYLADQQFPVQMVSIVGNELKMVERVTGRLSYPRVALSGALSGMWFGLFVGVMLSFFAPSPGYFSILTSVLMGAAFFMLFGIVTYAMQRGKRDFTSTSQVVATSYDVIVSPEAAHEARRLLQQLPMTRSDAAAANGPYTQRDYQNQPYQQPGQGPARPNGWNDPYGQSPGSSAQESPAYGAPAGQPDDGGAQQASPAPAKRYPDLPDGRPQYGVRLPQPGPSADAPAAPQRPAEDQGPLEEPRPVDEQRPSGDSRQ, from the coding sequence ATGGCAAACATATTTGGCGCTCCCAAGGCCGGCGGCCCCAACGGCATGGACGAAGCCAGGGCCGTTCCCACCGGCGACACTGTCGGCTCCTACACCTCTTACCTCGACGCCCAGAAGGCGGTGGACTACCTCGCGGACCAGCAGTTCCCCGTGCAGATGGTGTCCATCGTGGGCAACGAACTGAAGATGGTGGAGCGGGTAACGGGGCGCCTGAGCTACCCCCGGGTGGCCTTGTCCGGTGCGCTGAGCGGCATGTGGTTCGGTTTGTTCGTTGGCGTGATGCTCTCCTTCTTCGCGCCGTCGCCGGGATACTTTTCCATCCTGACGTCCGTGCTGATGGGTGCTGCCTTCTTTATGCTCTTTGGCATTGTCACGTACGCCATGCAGCGGGGAAAGCGCGACTTCACCTCCACCAGCCAGGTGGTGGCCACCAGCTATGACGTGATCGTCTCGCCCGAGGCCGCGCACGAGGCACGCAGGCTCCTGCAGCAGCTTCCCATGACGCGCTCGGACGCTGCCGCCGCCAACGGTCCCTACACGCAGCGCGATTACCAGAACCAGCCCTACCAGCAGCCGGGCCAGGGCCCCGCCCGCCCTAACGGCTGGAATGATCCCTACGGCCAGTCTCCTGGTTCATCTGCGCAGGAAAGCCCGGCCTACGGCGCCCCTGCCGGGCAGCCGGACGACGGCGGCGCGCAGCAGGCTTCCCCGGCGCCCGCCAAGCGTTACCCGGACCTGCCCGACGGCCGGCCCCAGTACGGCGTCCGGCTTCCGCAGCCTGGTCCGTCCGCCGACGCGCCGGCCGCGCCCCAGCGCCCAGCCGAAGACCAGGGCCCCCTTGAGGAGCCTCGTCCCGTGGATGAGCAGCGCCCGTCGGGCGATTCGCGGCAGTAG
- a CDS encoding aminopeptidase P family protein, which yields MNDADNTPDSASQPLDERVNNRSQRPSSDAFKAFMASNWAPSSQQLPARDAVASYAATRRTAISGLFKGERLVIPAGPLKVRSNDCDYRFRPHSGFAHLTGLGLDHEPDAVLVLEPVEEGKGDDGGNHRATLYFRPLAGRDTEQFYADSRSGEFWIGARPTLAEFEARLGLATAHIDQLETAITKDVGAPEIGGISIRLVRKVDENIDALVDTARYNTAKDPDNLDLAVLDALDEKLSEALSELRLLKDEWEVEQMKLAVAATVEGFEEVVKALPRALTHARGERVVEGAFFARAREVGNELGYDTIAASGNNATVLHWTRNTGKINAGELLLVDAGVEADSLYTADITRTLPATGVFSDVQRKVYEAVLDAADAGFAAAQPGTKFRDIHTAATTVLAERLAEWGLLPVSVEEAISPEGQQHRRWMPHGTSHHLGLDVHDCAQAKRELYLDGILTEGMVFTIEPGLYFKEEDLAIPEEYRGIGVRIEDDILMTAAGPVNLSAALPRKAEDVENWMAGIYREAEGTH from the coding sequence GTGAACGATGCCGATAACACCCCCGATTCTGCTTCCCAGCCCCTGGACGAGCGCGTCAACAACCGCTCCCAGCGGCCCAGTTCCGACGCCTTCAAGGCCTTCATGGCCAGCAACTGGGCGCCATCCAGCCAGCAACTCCCGGCGCGCGACGCCGTGGCCAGCTACGCCGCGACCCGGCGCACTGCCATCTCCGGCCTGTTCAAAGGCGAACGCCTGGTCATCCCTGCCGGGCCCTTGAAGGTCCGCTCCAACGACTGCGACTACCGCTTCCGCCCCCACTCGGGGTTCGCGCACCTCACCGGGCTCGGCCTTGACCATGAGCCGGACGCCGTCCTGGTCCTGGAGCCTGTGGAGGAAGGAAAGGGCGACGACGGCGGCAACCACCGTGCCACGCTGTACTTCCGGCCCCTGGCCGGGCGCGATACCGAACAGTTCTACGCCGATTCGCGGTCCGGCGAGTTCTGGATCGGAGCCCGCCCCACGCTGGCCGAATTCGAGGCCCGCCTGGGCCTGGCCACTGCCCATATCGACCAGCTCGAGACCGCCATCACCAAGGATGTGGGCGCCCCGGAGATCGGCGGCATCTCCATCCGCCTGGTGCGCAAAGTGGACGAGAACATCGACGCCCTGGTGGACACCGCCCGGTACAACACCGCCAAGGACCCGGACAACCTGGACCTCGCCGTACTGGATGCCCTGGATGAGAAGCTCAGCGAAGCCCTCTCCGAGCTGCGCCTGCTCAAGGACGAGTGGGAGGTCGAGCAGATGAAACTCGCCGTCGCCGCCACTGTGGAAGGGTTCGAAGAGGTAGTAAAGGCCCTCCCCCGCGCGCTGACACACGCCCGGGGTGAACGGGTGGTGGAAGGCGCCTTCTTCGCCCGCGCCCGGGAGGTGGGCAACGAACTCGGCTATGACACCATCGCCGCCTCCGGCAACAACGCCACCGTCCTGCACTGGACCCGCAACACGGGCAAGATCAACGCCGGCGAGCTCCTGCTGGTGGACGCCGGGGTGGAAGCCGACTCGCTCTACACCGCGGACATCACCCGGACCCTGCCGGCCACCGGAGTGTTCAGCGACGTCCAGCGCAAGGTCTACGAGGCTGTCCTCGACGCCGCAGACGCCGGGTTTGCCGCGGCGCAGCCCGGCACAAAATTCCGCGACATCCACACTGCCGCCACCACCGTACTGGCCGAGCGGCTGGCCGAATGGGGCCTTCTTCCCGTCAGCGTGGAGGAGGCCATCAGCCCGGAGGGCCAGCAGCACCGCCGCTGGATGCCGCACGGCACCAGCCACCACCTGGGCCTCGATGTCCACGACTGCGCGCAGGCCAAGCGGGAGCTCTACCTGGACGGCATCCTCACCGAAGGCATGGTGTTCACCATTGAGCCCGGCCTGTACTTCAAGGAAGAGGACCTCGCAATCCCGGAGGAGTACCGCGGCATCGGCGTCCGGATCGAGGATGACATCCTGATGACCGCCGCAGGCCCCGTAAACCTCAGTGCCGCCCTGCCCCGCAAGGCGGAGGACGTGGAGAACTGGATGGCCGGCATTTACCGCGAAGCCGAGGGGACACACTAA
- a CDS encoding magnesium transporter MgtE N-terminal domain-containing protein has protein sequence MSTTPTRVFVARLLGLDVFDPLGDRLGRLRDVVVLSRGTQGAPHVVGIVVEVPGKKRVFVPMTRITSIDQTQIICTGLVNLRRFEQRGAETLVVAEMFDRRVTLRDGSGDATIEDIAMDQSRSRDWFVSKLFVRRGHSLSPLSRLRRNETLIIDWADALQGPRTEPQAATQFVANHEDLKPADFAEALQEMSDKRRFEVASELQDERLADVLQELPEDDQVEILSALDVQRAADVLEEMDPDDAADLLGELPSAQAEELLQLMEPEGAEDVRRLLEYDEDTAGGLMTPVPVILPPEATVAEALAHVRREELSPALASSIFIARPPLETPTGRFLGVVHIQQLLRFPPFESLGNLVDKNLEPLSDQAHISEVARTLATYNLNSLPVVNDAGRLVGAVTVDDVLDHLLPDDWRAHDGEAPIRRLGGRIG, from the coding sequence GTGAGCACAACACCTACCCGCGTCTTCGTGGCGCGCCTGCTGGGACTCGACGTCTTCGACCCGCTTGGCGACCGGCTGGGCCGGCTGCGCGATGTTGTTGTGCTGTCCCGCGGGACCCAGGGAGCCCCTCACGTGGTGGGCATCGTGGTGGAAGTCCCTGGCAAAAAGCGCGTTTTTGTGCCCATGACGCGGATCACCTCCATCGACCAGACACAGATCATCTGCACCGGCCTGGTCAATCTACGCCGCTTTGAACAGCGCGGCGCCGAAACGCTGGTGGTGGCCGAGATGTTCGACCGCCGCGTCACCCTCCGTGATGGCAGCGGCGACGCCACCATCGAGGACATAGCCATGGACCAGAGCCGCTCACGCGACTGGTTCGTCAGCAAGCTCTTTGTCCGGCGCGGCCATTCGCTCTCCCCGCTGAGCCGGCTGCGCCGCAACGAAACCCTGATCATCGACTGGGCGGACGCATTGCAGGGCCCCCGCACGGAGCCGCAGGCCGCCACCCAGTTCGTGGCAAACCACGAGGACCTCAAGCCTGCCGACTTTGCCGAAGCACTGCAGGAAATGAGTGACAAACGCCGTTTCGAGGTGGCCAGCGAGCTCCAGGACGAACGGTTGGCCGACGTCCTGCAGGAGCTTCCGGAGGATGACCAGGTGGAGATCCTCTCCGCGCTGGACGTCCAGCGCGCCGCCGATGTGCTGGAGGAAATGGACCCCGACGACGCCGCCGACCTCCTTGGTGAGCTTCCCTCCGCGCAGGCAGAAGAACTGCTCCAGCTGATGGAGCCCGAAGGCGCGGAGGACGTCCGGCGGCTCCTGGAATACGACGAGGACACTGCCGGCGGCCTGATGACCCCCGTGCCGGTGATCCTGCCACCCGAAGCCACGGTTGCCGAGGCCCTTGCGCACGTGCGGCGCGAGGAGCTCTCCCCCGCGCTGGCTTCCTCGATCTTCATCGCCCGGCCGCCGCTGGAGACGCCCACCGGCCGGTTCCTAGGTGTGGTCCACATCCAGCAGCTCCTCCGGTTCCCGCCGTTCGAGTCGCTGGGCAACCTCGTGGACAAAAACCTGGAGCCATTGTCCGACCAGGCCCATATCAGCGAAGTGGCCCGGACCCTGGCCACGTACAACCTGAACTCCCTCCCGGTGGTTAACGACGCCGGCCGGCTTGTGGGGGCGGTGACTGTCGATGACGTTCTGGATCATCTGTTGCCCGATGACTGGCGCGCCCACGATGGCGAAGCCCCGATAAGAAGGCTCGGTGGCCGTATTGGCTGA
- a CDS encoding DEAD/DEAH box helicase — translation MSELHTHQLLTDESGTETIEPEETIISDEKPHEIAEKSFADYNVRADIVESLADAGITHPFPIQAMTLPVALSGHDIIGQAKTGTGKTLGFGIPALQRVVGQDDPGYDKLAVPGAPQALVIVPTRELAVQVANDLQTASRKRNARIATIYGGRAYEPQVEALKQGVEVVVGTPGRLIDLYKQKHLSLKNVKIVILDEADEMLDLGFLPDVETLIAATPAVRQTLLFSATMPGPVIAMARRYMTQPTHIRAADPEDEGLTKRDIRQLIYRAHSMDKIEVVARILQAKGRGRTIIFTKTKRTAAKVAEELVDRGFAAAAIHGDLGQGAREQALRAFRNNKVDVLVATDVAARGIDVDDVTHVINYQCVEDEKIYLHRVGRTGRAGNKGTAVTFVDWDDMPRWGLINKALGLSVPEPVETYSSSPHLFEELDIPVGTKGRLPRDKRTLAGVDAEVLEDLGETGKKNSRGGRDSGPSRERDGRDRTSRGRDNRGGNREGGRTGGDTGRSGERRRRTSDAAESPAAAGEAPAATETEQPSRTRRPRTRTRRRNGEVVAGDKAAQPGSTEA, via the coding sequence GTGAGTGAATTGCATACCCACCAGCTTCTGACCGACGAGTCCGGCACCGAAACCATCGAGCCCGAAGAAACCATCATCTCGGACGAGAAGCCGCATGAGATCGCGGAAAAATCCTTCGCTGACTACAACGTGCGCGCCGACATCGTGGAATCCCTGGCCGACGCCGGAATTACACACCCGTTCCCCATCCAGGCCATGACTTTGCCGGTGGCCCTGTCCGGCCACGACATCATCGGCCAGGCCAAAACCGGTACCGGCAAGACCCTCGGTTTCGGCATCCCCGCGCTGCAGCGCGTGGTGGGCCAGGACGATCCCGGCTATGACAAGCTCGCGGTCCCCGGTGCGCCGCAGGCCCTGGTCATCGTTCCCACCCGCGAACTCGCAGTGCAGGTGGCCAATGACCTGCAGACCGCGTCCCGCAAGCGCAACGCCCGCATTGCCACCATCTATGGCGGCCGCGCCTACGAGCCCCAGGTGGAAGCCCTGAAGCAGGGCGTGGAGGTTGTTGTGGGCACCCCGGGCCGCCTCATCGACCTCTACAAGCAGAAGCACCTGAGCCTGAAAAACGTCAAGATCGTGATCCTGGACGAGGCCGACGAGATGCTGGACCTTGGCTTCCTGCCCGACGTCGAAACCCTTATTGCCGCCACGCCGGCCGTCCGCCAGACCCTGCTGTTCTCCGCAACCATGCCCGGCCCCGTCATCGCCATGGCCCGCCGCTACATGACGCAGCCCACCCACATCCGTGCCGCGGACCCGGAGGATGAAGGCCTGACCAAGCGCGACATCCGCCAGCTGATCTACCGCGCGCACAGCATGGACAAGATCGAGGTGGTGGCCCGCATCCTCCAGGCCAAGGGCCGCGGACGCACCATCATCTTTACCAAGACCAAGCGCACCGCCGCCAAGGTGGCCGAGGAACTGGTGGACCGCGGGTTCGCCGCCGCCGCGATCCACGGCGACCTGGGCCAGGGCGCCCGCGAGCAGGCGCTGCGCGCCTTCCGCAACAACAAGGTTGATGTCCTCGTGGCCACCGACGTCGCCGCCCGCGGCATTGACGTCGACGACGTCACCCACGTCATCAACTACCAGTGCGTCGAAGACGAAAAGATCTACCTGCACCGCGTGGGCCGCACCGGCCGTGCCGGCAACAAGGGCACCGCGGTCACCTTCGTTGACTGGGACGACATGCCCCGCTGGGGCTTGATCAACAAGGCCCTGGGCCTGAGTGTCCCGGAGCCCGTGGAAACGTACTCCTCCTCGCCGCACCTCTTCGAGGAACTCGATATTCCCGTGGGCACCAAGGGCCGGCTGCCCCGTGACAAGCGCACCCTGGCGGGCGTTGACGCTGAGGTCCTCGAAGACCTGGGTGAAACCGGAAAAAAGAACAGCCGTGGCGGCCGTGACAGCGGGCCCTCACGGGAGCGCGACGGCCGGGACCGCACCAGCCGCGGCCGCGACAACAGGGGCGGAAACCGCGAAGGCGGACGCACGGGCGGCGACACCGGCCGCTCCGGTGAGCGCCGCCGTCGTACTTCCGATGCAGCCGAAAGCCCTGCCGCCGCCGGTGAGGCCCCCGCTGCCACCGAAACGGAACAGCCCTCGCGGACCCGCCGCCCGCGGACACGGACCCGCCGCCGCAACGGTGAGGTAGTGGCCGGCGACAAGGCCGCACAGCCTGGCAGCACCGAGGCCTAA